A single Muntiacus reevesi chromosome 9, mMunRee1.1, whole genome shotgun sequence DNA region contains:
- the LOC136175910 gene encoding olfactory receptor 2AG1-like: MELCNSTLESGFILVGILTDSGSPGLLYTTISVLYTLALTSNGLLLLVITVDARLHVPMYLLLGQLSLMDLMLTSVVIPKTLVDYLRGENAIFFEGCALQMFLVLTLGGAEGLLLAFMAYDRYVAICHPLNYTVLMRPRICWLMMATSWTLAFLNSVIHTSYTMHFPFCMTRDIRHLLCEIPPLLKLACADTSRYEFMVYVSGSIFLMPSLAAILASYMFVLVAVLHMSSGEGRQKALLTCSSHLTVVGMYYGAAMFMYVQPSSYRSPRQDNILSVFYTVITPALNPLIYSLRNKEVMGAFRRVLGRFSFIQDGGCHIEAL; the protein is encoded by the coding sequence ATGGAGCTCTGTAACTCCACCTTGGAAAGTGGTTTCATCTTGGTGGGGATTCTGACCGACAGTGGGTCTCCTGGACTGCTCTACACTACAATCTCAGTCCTGTACACTCTGGCCCTCACCAGCAATGGCCTGCTGCTCCTGGTCATCACGGTGGATGCCCGGCTCCACGTGCCCATGTACCTCCTGCTCGGCCAGCTTTCTCTCATGGATTTGATGCTTACATCTGTAGTTATTCCTAAAACACTTGTGGATTATCTGCGTGGAGAGAATGCCATCTTCTTTGAGGGCTGTGCCCTTCAGATGTTCCTAGTACTGACCCTTGGTGGTGCAGAGGGCCTCTTATTGGCCTTCATGGCCTATGACAGGTATGTGGCCATTTGTCATCCTCTGAACTACACGGTGCTCATGAGGCCCAGGATCTGCTGGCTCATGATGGCCACATCTTGGACCCTGGCATTCCTGAATTCTGTGATACACACTTCATATACCATGCATTTTCCTTTCTGTATGACCCGGGATATCAGGCACCTCCTCTGTGAGATCCCACCCTTGCTGAAATTGGCCTGTGCAGATACCTCCAGATACGAGTTCATGGTGTATGTGTCAGGTTCCATCTTTCTCATGCCTTCCCTTGCTGCTATCCTTGCCTCCTATATGTTTGTCCTGGTTGCTGTCCTTCACATGTCCTCAGGAGAAGGAAGGCAGAAAGCCCTCCTCACATGTTCTTCTCATCTGACTGTGGTGGGGATGTACTATGGAGCTGCCATGTTTATGTATGTCCAGCCCAGCTCCTACCGCAGTCCCCGACAGGACAACATCCTCTCTGTATTTTACACTGTCATTACTCCAGCACTGAACCCTCTCATCTATAGTCTGAGAAACAAGGAGGTAATGGGGGCCTTCAGGAGAGTATTAGGGAGGTTTTCTTTTATCCAGGATGGTGGCTGTCATATTGAAGCCCTATAA